A single Brachionichthys hirsutus isolate HB-005 chromosome 17, CSIRO-AGI_Bhir_v1, whole genome shotgun sequence DNA region contains:
- the LOC137906901 gene encoding transcription factor AP-4-like: protein MEYFMMPAEKIQSLQHFKKTEKDVIGGLCSLANIPLSPETAQDQERRIRREIANSNERRRMQSINAGFQSLKTLLPHTDGEKLSKAAILQQTTDYIFALEQEKTQLLAQNNQLKRFIQEFSGSSPKRRRAEEKDEGIGSPDVLEEEKVEELRREMLELRQQLDKERSARMQMEEQLRSLDAQLHPERLKVITQQVEEDQALLRLQHVQAADKHTHSPQALPPPASTHHPTVIVPAPTLTQHLHPHITVVTMSPSAHANTVSTSRQNLDTIVQAIQHIERTQERRASTEEEQRRAVIVSPAHIAMDTACSDTDTEGEDCSMN, encoded by the exons ATGGAGTATTTCATGATGCCCGCGGAGAAGATCCAGAGCCTGCAGCACTTCAAGAAGACGGAGAAGGACGTGATCGGAGGTCTGTGCAG CCTGGCGAACATCCCGCTCAGTCCGGAGACGGCTCAGGATCAGGAGAGACGGATCCGCCGGGAGATCGCCAACAGTAACGAGCGGCGGCGCATGCAGAGCATCAACGCGGGCTTCCAGTCGCTCAAGACGCTCCTGCCTCACACCGACGGGGAGAAGCTCAGCAAG GcagccatcctgcagcagacCACGGACTACATATTTGCCTTGGAGCAGGAGAAGACGCAGCTGCTAGCGCAGAACAACCAGCTCAAGCGCTTCATCCAG GAGTTCAGTGGCTCATCGCCCAAGAGGAGGCGAGCAGAGGAGAAGGATGAAGGGATCGGGTCTCCAGAcgttctggaggaggagaaggtggaggagctCCGAAGGGAGATGTTGGAGCTCAGACAGCAGCTGGACAAGGAGCGATCAGCTCGGATGCagatggaggagcag CTGCGATCCCTGGACGCCCAGCTGCACCCAGAACGGCTGAAGGTGATCAcccagcaggtggaggaggaccaGGCGCTGTTACGGCTGCAGCACGTCCAAGCTGctgacaaacacacgcacagtcCCCAG GCGCTGCCTCCTCCCGCCTCGACTCACCATCCCACCGTCATTGTGCCGGCCCCGACTCTTACCCAGCACCTCCATCCTCACATCACCGTGGTGACAATGAGCCCGTCTGCCCACGCCAACACTGTGTCCACATCCAGACAGAACCTGGACACTATTGTACAG GCCATCCAGCACATCGAGCGCACTCAGGAGAGGAGAGCAAGCACCGAGGAGGAGCAAAGACGAGCGGTCATCGTGAGCCCCGCCCACATCGCCATGGACACCGCCTGCTCGGACACTGACACGGAGGGAGAGGACTGCTCGATGAACTGA